A region of the Sminthopsis crassicaudata isolate SCR6 chromosome 6, ASM4859323v1, whole genome shotgun sequence genome:
GGGAGGGCAGATGGGACGAGGAGGAAGAAAGGGTAAGGGTGGAAAAACAGGAGGGCAAGTTGGTGAAGAATAAAGGGCCAAATCAACAGGGCGGCAGGTGGACTGGAGACTCCAGCGGGAGGGCCTGCTGCTCAGCCTGGCGGCCAGGGGGAGGGGCTATAGCTCCAAATTCAGTGGATTGTTGGGTTGTTGCTGGGTCCCGGAgcttggggatgggggtgggggtggaggggctAATGAGATTTGAAAGGAAGGAGCTGTaatggagggctgtgaaaatGAGAGGGTTTTTTATATCATCCTGGAGGGGAGGGGCCCAAGTGTGTGTCACATGTGGTCAGACTTGCAGCTCCTTAAAAGTGGTCTTCCTAGATTGGGGAAAGGTGCAGCAATGGGGGCAGACGTGCCACGCTAACCTTCCCCTTTTTTGCGAGCGTTTCTAAAGTGGTGGGTTAGGAATGCGGTAAGGAGTTTACCGGGCCTTTACTTGCCTAGTCTTgtggaaaaggggaagaggaatgaGTGGGACCCCAGGCAAGGGCTCACAAACAGTTTGAAATCAAGTAGGGTGCCAGCCGAGTGCCTGGGCCAGACCAGAGGAAGGATTAAGGAAATGTCTGATGGAGGTCTCACTGGACAAGCTTTGGCTCACGGGTTCAGTGAGCCAAGGGGAGTAAAGCTCCAAGCAGAGTTGGAGGAAGCCACAGCAGGAGAGGGTCTGGCACAGCCGGCAGCTCTGGGCACCACACGTCAGGGAGGACATCGCTGAGCTAGAGAATGtgcaaaagaaagcagaaaggacAATGAGGAAGGGAGACTAAGCTTGGGGAGGACTGATTGACACTCATCTGGAGGTGGTGGCAAAGGACCGTGGGTGGGCTTGGCATCAGCCCTCCAGAATGCTGCAGGGGCCTGAAGGGAAGAGAACCTGTCCAAGGCCCTTTCAGAGCTGAAAAATGGGATAGGGAGGGGCAGAGGGACCGAAGGTTTAGGAGTCtgggggcgctgatgaggtctCAGGGTCACCTCTGAGGctcatctctgcctttctgtTCCCCCGCAGGTGACCTTCAAAAAGACGAAACGGAGAGTGAGGAAAATccgaaagaaggagaaggaggttGTGGTTCGGGCCGATGATCTGCTTCCTCTTGGTAATGAGACCAGTGAAGGAGACTTTGGCTCCAGGTAATTGGGGCTGCCTGGATAGGGGAGGAGGAGGGCTGGGAGGGGGGGTGAGAGGTGCTGCAGGGGCTCAGTGGTCTACCCCTCCCACAGGTTGCGGGGGAGGGGCCGTCGCCGAGTCCCCGAGGCTGAGGACGAAGTCTCTGGAGATCCTGAGAAGGAAGCCCCTTCTCAGCCCCCCCAGTCTGATGACACCAGAGTGGAAAACATGGACATCAGTGATGATGGTGAGGGGAGGGGCTggctggagggagggggagagcacAAGAGGCAAGGCTACCATTGGGCCCGTGTCTGTCTCCCAGAGGAGGGGGCCCAGGTGACAGGCTCCCCCGAGATCCTGGAGGAGGATGAAGTGGAGGCCGAGCTACAGAAGCAGCTGGAGAAGGGTCGGAAGCTGAGGCAGCTGCAGCAGCTCAGAGACAGTGGGGAGAAGGTGAGAGTCATGGGAGCCTCTGGGCACGGGAGGGGTGAGAAGGGCCTGTGGGCATCTCATCAACAGGGCTGCCCAAAGCCTGGCACTGTGCAGCCACCATCCAGCCCCTTCTGTGGGAATGTCTGCCTCCCACCCCCATTGTAGCCTCTGAGCCCAAGCAGGGAAGACTGACTTAGCCGTCCTTCCACTTTTCCAAGACAACTATCACGTCTcccctaaatcttctcttctctaggctaaacatccCCATCTCCCCATAGGTGATTGAGATTGTGAAGAAACTTGAAATGCAGCGAAaccgggaggaggaggaggatccgGAGCGGAAAGGGGCCATCGTGTTCAACGCCACCTCGGAGTTCTGCCGGACCTTGGGGGAGATCCCTACCTATGGGCTGGCTGGCAACCGGGAGGACCAAGAGGAGCTCATGGTAGGTCCTCTTAGGACGGGCTGGGCTGGTGATGAATGAGCAGGCCCAGGGCACGAGGAACCTGTGTGGCATCTGTTAGCATCATTCTGGTTCCCtggttccccctccccccccaggacTTTGAGCGAGATGAAGAAAGGTCTGCCAATGGAGGCTCAGAGTCTGATGGGGAAGAGAACATCGGCTGGAGCACCGTCAACCTGGACGAGGAGAAGCAGCAGCAGGACGTGAGGAGGGGCCCATAGAGTAGGCAGGGTGGGGCGGGGGGCCTGCACACCCACCATTGGCTTAggttccttcctctcttccaccAGTTCTCTGCTGCGTCCACCACCATTCTAGATGAGGAGCCCATCGTGAACAGGGGCCTGGCCGCCGCCCTGCTCTTGTGTCAGAACAAAGGTAACGGGGAAGCTCCGGTGGGGGTGCACAGTCTGGGGAGGGCCTGGGGGGGAGGTTCTAAGGACTCTCTTCCTCAGGGCTGCTGGAGACAACGGTGCAGAAGGTAGCGCGGGTCAAGGCCCCCAACAAGTCTCTGCCCTCTGCTGTGTACTGCATCGAGGATAAGATGTGAGTGCGGTAGGGAGCCCCTGACCCTTGGAGCTGGGGGGCTGGGAGGGGTTCGACTTCTGAAGGGCCTTTGTGTCGTCCGCCACAGGGCCATCGATGACAAATACAGCCGACGGGAGGAGTACCGAGGCTTCACACAGGATTTCAAGGAGAAAGATGGCTACAAGCCGGATGTCAAGATCGAGTATGTGGATGAGACTGGGAGAAAGCTGACACCCAAGGAGGTAGGAAAGCACAACGCCCTGGTCAGTCCTACTTCTGCCTTTGGGATGCCTCACTggcagctttctttttctttttcctaaaactGCCTTTTAGTTCCACCTCGAGCCCAGGGCAACAGGTGGAACAACACTCTTCTTCAAGAGGTGGGAATTCCTAAGATATTCTGGGGGTCAACTTGCCTCATATTTACAGCAGTCCTCGCATGGGTCTGGTTTCTAATTCCCTTGCCATTGGGTTTACCTCATGGATCTATCCTAATAAtgcattgtaatttttattaaggTGTTTGTCCTTTCCTTGAAACCCAGGCTTCTTGGTGCGGCCCAGAAAGGCATTCACTTTTCTGGCTGCCAGCCCACGTGCCAGTTGGGTCCTGTGTACTGTGGGGAGGGCAAGAGAAGGCAGGGCAACATCTGGGTTATTTACCTACTCTGCTTCTTCCCATAACCATCCATATGATCTCATCTGTGTCTGGTCCtgtttcatcagtaaaatgaatagGCCTTCCAGGCCTTCTTTCTGAGCTCAGATGTTCGGACTTGGCCAGCTTGGCCTCCCCTAGGTCCCAATAGGGCTTGGGAAGTGAACTGTCAGAGGAACGAGGGCCTGGGCCACAGCCTGTTgctgtccattttatcttttgtctcATCTGCCTTTGGGTGAACAAGCCCTCTGTGCCCGCATTGAACCAGTTTTGAAGTAGCCAGCCTCCAGTGTTTTGTAGCCCATGAGGAAACCTTGAGAGATTTTGCAGAGTGCCTGTGTCTGATGCCTGATCAGATAAGGCAAGTCCCATTTTGGCTATTGGCAACCATCGCATTTGTTTCAGATCCCTCACAAACCAACCATCCCTTGAATCCCATCTGCCAGTCTTGCCAAGCCTCAGTCACACTCACCAGCCTGTCCTGGCATTTGCTACTCCTGTTGAAAATGGGGACATCAGCTTTTTCTTGGTCCCGCTGCTTGTCTCCTTCTCTGTGAAGATCATATGGGTCAGCCGTCCTCTCAGCTATTATAGGACAGTGAGGGGGGCAGTTCTCTTGAGCTAGGTGACAAACTGTTCTGTTCCTCCTAGTCCAAATAGTCTtcctgagaagaaaaaagcagATGAAATACTGCGtcgtttttcttttttccagattttcactCCCAGCCAATCTTCTCTGAGCTgtgttcttctccctcctttatctTGCTCCTGATCTAACCCCCAAAGCCTCCCCCAGGTTCAAGCCTGTGCACCTCTTCTTTTGGTTCTTACTCCCCTGGGCTGCTGTCTTCTCAGCATCTTGGGAAAGTTGGTGGCTTATCTGAGGTCTGTGTAGTGGGCCGCCTTGGGTTTTTCTGCTTGACTCTTATGTGGTTCTTGGGAATTCACCTGCCTTTCCCAAAGTTATCTCAGATGTCCTTTGTTCAGCCATGTCCTCTGTTTGAAGACAATAGTATTAAAGCAGGCCGCAGACATGTTAGGACGGTCACTCCCTGGCCGATCCTTTTCTGACCTTGGCCCAGATCTCTCTTCTGCATCAGATTGGATTCCTTCACCAGTCCTTTCTGTGCAGTTGAACCAACCTCCTGGTGGTAGGCCTGAGCAGACTCGCACACTTGTGTGTAATGTGCCCGAGGCCATGCTCTGCTGTGGGTCTGTTTTCTTGTGGCCAGCACTGGCCAGGAGCCCTGTTTTGAGCCAGCTTCCACAAGTACACATTGTGTCCTCCAAGCCTTGAAGTCAGTCACAGTAATGCCAAAGCTGGCAAGGATTCCCATCCTGTAGCCCCTCAGGGTTGGCTGTAGGCTTTGCCAGTGACTTCTTTTGAGCCCCATCTTAGCCAAACATCCAAGGCCGCCTGTCCTTCCTCTGGGCTCCGAATAGACTCCCGTCCTGTGGACTGCCTCCAGACTCCCTCTCCCTCAGTCTCCTCACCTGTGGCACCCAGTAATGTCATCATCTGGCTTGTAgcatcctctttcccttttcttccccttccatcCCCAAAACTACCAGCTGAGTTCATGGGGATGAAGATCCCCTTCTAATTACTGAGGCTCAAAGGTACTTCATGGCTTTCCCACATTTCTTCCCCTCAGAATAGGGGCTTGTGATATAAAATTTGATGCTTTTTCTAGTCTGCTTCTGTGCCTCCAGTTTTATTTCCCCAAAGCAGAACTAGCTGTCCTTGTGGATTCTCTAGTGCAGAACCTGTTGCCCCAAGCTCTCACTGACTGATCTTTCTGTTCAGGCTTTCCGGCAGCTGTCCCACCGATTCCATGGCAAGGGCTCAGGCAAAATGAAGACCGAACGACGGATGAAGAAGCTCGATGAGGAAGCTGTGAGTGGCTAATCAAGCCCAGGGTGGGGTGGGACATCTTTCAAGGGTTTGCAGAGTATGGCTGCTTAGCCAGAGAAAGGGGGCTGAGTATGAGCTGTCCCCTTGTTACAGCTCTTGAAGAAGATGAGCTCCAGTGACACCCCCCTGGGCACAGTGGCCTTGCTCCAGGAGAAACAGAAGGCCCAGAAGACCCCTTACATTGTGCTTAGTGGCAGTGGCAAGAGCATGAACGCGTGAGCAGGGGATGGGGTCTTTCTTTGGCTGGGGagcgggggaggaggggaggttGCCTACATTTGCTTCTTTTGCCATCTCTTCCTCATCTCCCACCTCTTCTTTCCACAGGAACACCATCACAAAGTGAAGACGTCCCATTTCCCCAGtcctttaatattaaataaatatccctacttattttttcctccctcgTTTAAGTTATGATTCCATTTTTCCCTGCTTTGAGCTAAAGAGTGGGGCGGGCACAAAAATAAGTATTGCCCTCTGCCCAGGCCCATTCTGAATTGCCCCTGGTGGCCGGGGAACACCAGCAAACCCCACCCACCCATTCTTTTGGTCTCCTTTTCACTGGAGTGAGACATCAAAGTCGGAATCGCTTTACTAGGCACACTGGTACACGTCAATGCACGGCTCTCTCTCAACCCACCAGGGGTTTAATCTCTTACAGAGAAGAGCAGGAGTTCAGGTGGGAGCCCGGCCTCATCCCCATCCAGGGGGTGGGCACACAGAGCAAGCCCATTTATGTCCGTGGAGGTGGGGTCGGGGGCAGACTCGGCTTCCAGCTGGCAGGGAGGCTGGAGCCTCAGGCCTCCTCCTCGCTCTCCTCCTCCTCACTCTCCTGGTACTGGACCCGATTGGTGTTGACGAAGAGGTCGGAATCATCTTCGGAACTGTCGTCTTCAGAAGACTGGGTTTCTCCTGGAAGTTCTGGCTGAGGCGGTCTGCAGGGAGGAGGCAGACGGGAGTGAGAGGGGTTCCTTGGGCCTTTCCAGACCTCGTGGTGAGGAGTCGGACTTGGACAGAGGCCTCCTGCTGCCTGAGAACCCGAGGGCCGGGCTGGACACAGCCCATCTCTGAGCTCGGAGGGGCCGGGGCTTCCTCACCTGTTCCTGCTGTTGCTCTGCTTCTCGGCTACCTCAGAGAAGGCTTCCGGCCTAAATAAAGAGGATGATGAGTTGGGGTGGGGACGAGCTGGACCACACAAGCCCTTCCCCCAGGACCAGGCAGCCCCTACCAGAGCCCCTCCTTCTGCAGGGAGCGCACGTGGTCCTTGCAGAGCACAAAGGAGATCTCGGCCTtcaccttctccccttcctcaatGGGGTCCACGATGAGAAAGTCACCTGTGGGAGAGGTGCCCGCTGAGGCTTCGGGGCTGCCCAAAAGGCTGGGGTTTCCCGGCCGCCCCGGCCCCCGACCCACCCCTCACCTCTCTTGATCCAGATGTTCTTGCGGTACTTGGAGGGCATGCTGACCAGAAAGCGCTGCCCCTGGGCAGTCTCTACTTCGTGCAGGTTGTTGCCAGGGGTCCCTAAAACCTGCCCCGTGATGGAAGAGAGCCAGGGATGGGGGAGTGAAGGGGGGAGGGGCAGTGGTCCTGTGGGGAAGGGCAGTGAATCCTGGAGGGGGAAGTGAAGCAACTGTGGCCTGGTGCACCCCCCTCCCCAACGATCCAGCAGCAGGGATGGGCGAGGACACTGGGGGAGCTCACCCTGACGATCTGTTGCTGGTCCGAGGGCACCATGTGCTCCCCGAGAACCTCCTGTACCACGTGCTTCCTCTTGGTAGCCTGAGACATGCTGGGTCTGAGGCTGTAAATAACAGGACGGAACCCCCGCCCCCCCGCAGAGGGGTCAGTGGCCTGCTGGGGGATTCTGTCACACCCACACACCCAACTCTGGGGCCCGAACCCAACCCTCGTCTTGCAAATGAGTAAAGTGAGACATGCGATGCAAGGACGGAGGGGGGGGGGTCGCAGGGGGCCGCCCCAGTTTCGAGAATCTCAATGTCTGGGTGCGCGCCGGGCTCGGGCGGCCACCACTGAATGAGGCGAAGGGGAGGCCTGGGTCGTGGGGCGGGGTCTCGGAGCCCGAGCCCCGAATCACCGCCTGCACGAAGCCCTCCCGGACAGCGCCACCGGCCCTCTTCCCGCTTACCTTCCTCcggccaccgccgccgccgctgcttcCGACAGACCTCGCCAGCCGGAGCCAGGGACTTCCGGAGACCACACTTCCGGTGCGCAGGCCCAAGGGCTCCCCTCCGGGGCCTCGGAGTCCCCGCCTAACTCTTCCCCCTGGGAGGCAGCGCAGACCCCGGCGCTTCAGTTCCGCTGCCGCCGCCGGCCCCCAGGTGGACTGAGTGGAGAGCCTCCGGAGGCGCCGCGAGTGTGCAGAGCGCCCTTCGCTGCACCGGGAAGAGCGCGGCCGGAGGTCTGGCCATAGAGAAGGGAGGGCAGAGCGCACGCCATCTCCGTGGTAACCTTCCGGAAGCTCGCTTCCGCCGCAGGAGGGCGTGCGCCGTCTCTATGGTCACTTACTCGGACAGAACCCGCCCAGTAGAACGTTCAGCTCTCGCCTCCCAGACGTCCCAGCCACAGTCTGGCCCCGCCCCTTTCCCGCCTTCATTCAAATCGCCCATGCCCCGGAAACGCCCTCGACAACCTGGAAGCGGAAGCCGGCACTCGCCGTGCGGGATTGAGGCTGAGGCGGGAGAGGCCAGTTGCTGGGATTGTGACCGTTAcgggagccggagccggagccggtgGGCGCGCGCGCGGCTTGCGGGCGCCGGGGTCTCGGGCACGGGTGGGGCGGGAAAGCAAAGAGGGGACGGGGGAGGGTCGGCCGGGTGTTGTGGCCCCCTCGCTCCCTCCCGCTGAGGAACGTGGGGGGCTGGCTTGGGGAGGAGGGGGCGGGGTCAGGGAAGGGGCGGGACCACGTGAATCCTGCAGGCGGGAGAGGCAGGCCTGCACGTGTGGGCGGGGCGGGCCGTGTGGGATATTTTCCTCTTCCCTACACCGAattgagggagggggggagaaagggcGGGGCCACGTGGACCAAGCTGTCAAACCAGAGCGGGCTGCATCTGGTGGgatggggggaggaagaaggggggcGAGCGGGCCACGGGGAGGCAGGTCGGGAGCTGCGAGGGGCGGGATGGGTGCAGTGACTCCCCCTCTGGCTCCCCCTCCGGAGCCTCCTTCCCCCCCAGGGGTAGTGGCCAGCAGGTCCGAGAAGCCATGACGACCTCCCAGAAGCACCGGGACTTCGTGGCGGAGCCCATGGGGGACAAGGCCGTGTGCTGCCTGGCGGGCATCGGAGAAGTGCTGGGCAAGAAGCTTGAGGACAAGGGTTTCGACAAGGTCCGGGCCCTGTGGACACAAGGGGAAGCTGAGGGCGGGGAGGGGCCGTCCCCAGGGCCTGCGGTTTGCAGACCCAAGGGTGCACGTGGCGTGCAGACTGCAAGCCCCAAATGATTTTCCCAGCGTGGATTCTTGGGGAGGGGCCTCAGGAAGGAGGCACGTGGCGGAGGCTGCTGTCAGGCCACACCTTTGTTTGATACCTGTCCCCCCACCCCATTTCTCAGCCAAGCAGGAGAGCAGAACGGGGGTAGGGCAGTTTCTGAGGGAGGGGAAGGGTCAGGCCTCTGGGAGGTGGTCCTCGGACACTCAGATTTCAGTTGGAAGGGAAGAGAGCGGGACCCGGAGACTGAGCCAGAGCAGGCTGGCACGGGCGCTGACCATCCCCTCCCTCCCATCTCAGCCCGGTGTTCCGCGAGCAGAGCCCAGACCCtttattctctgtctcttccaGGCCTACGTGGTTCTAGGCCAGTTCCTGGTGCTGAAAAAAGACGAAGACCTCTTCCGGGAGTGGCTCAAAGACACCTGCGGGGCAAATGCCAAGCAGTCTCGGGATTGCTTTTGCTGCCTCCGAGAGTGGTGTGATGCCTTCTTGTGAGCCCTGTGCCTGGGGGCCGGCCCCCCGTTACCCCTCAGATGGGGCTTCACAGTTAGCACCCCCAAGTGGGaaatccctcctcccctccccactcccaagaaaaggaaagatttttgcTGCCGCCCCTCCTTGGGACACCTCCCCCTCTCCACTATCGTTTTGACTCGAGTCTCCCTGCCCTCACCTCAGCATGTGTCCTGTCCCGTAAATTCCAGTGGCGATAGTTATTAACTTTCCTGGGTGGGTCTCTGGAGTGACTTCCCCACTCCCTAAACCCCACTTCTTGTTTCTTTTATGCCATTTGGATAGTT
Encoded here:
- the EIF1AD gene encoding putative RNA-binding protein EIF1AD, with protein sequence MSQATKRKHVVQEVLGEHMVPSDQQQIVRVLGTPGNNLHEVETAQGQRFLVSMPSKYRKNIWIKRGDFLIVDPIEEGEKVKAEISFVLCKDHVRSLQKEGLWPEAFSEVAEKQSNSRNRPPQPELPGETQSSEDDSSEDDSDLFVNTNRVQYQESEEEESEEEA
- the SART1 gene encoding U4/U6.U5 tri-snRNP-associated protein 1, whose translation is MGSSKKHRGEKEAAAGTGAGTAGSSGTGTAEQAPRHREHKKHKHRSGGGGSGSGGGGAGERRKRSRERGAERGSSRRGGEAEARNGSAHGRERSQAEPAERRVKREKRDDGYEAASSSKASSGDASSLSIEETNKLRAKLGLKPLEVNAVKKEAAGTKEEPVLADVINPLALRQREELREKLAAAKEKRLLNQKLGKIKSLGDDDPWLDDTVAWIEKSRRLQKEKDLAEKRAKLLEEMDQEFGVSTLVEEEFGQRRKDQYSARDLQGLTVEHAVDSFREGETMILTLKDKGVLQEEEDVLVNVNLLDKERAEKNVELRKKKPDYRPYAEDESVDDMAVFKPRSILAKYDEELEGERPHSFRLDRSGAADGARERELEEIRANLRQQAQSLTMTGPRLASEYLTPQEMVTFKKTKRRVRKIRKKEKEVVVRADDLLPLGNETSEGDFGSRLRGRGRRRVPEAEDEVSGDPEKEAPSQPPQSDDTRVENMDISDDEEGAQVTGSPEILEEDEVEAELQKQLEKGRKLRQLQQLRDSGEKVIEIVKKLEMQRNREEEEDPERKGAIVFNATSEFCRTLGEIPTYGLAGNREDQEELMDFERDEERSANGGSESDGEENIGWSTVNLDEEKQQQDFSAASTTILDEEPIVNRGLAAALLLCQNKGLLETTVQKVARVKAPNKSLPSAVYCIEDKMAIDDKYSRREEYRGFTQDFKEKDGYKPDVKIEYVDETGRKLTPKEAFRQLSHRFHGKGSGKMKTERRMKKLDEEALLKKMSSSDTPLGTVALLQEKQKAQKTPYIVLSGSGKSMNANTITK
- the BANF1 gene encoding barrier-to-autointegration factor — translated: MPRKRPRQPGSGSRHSPCGIEAEAGEASCWDCDRYGSRSRSRGSGQQVREAMTTSQKHRDFVAEPMGDKAVCCLAGIGEVLGKKLEDKGFDKAYVVLGQFLVLKKDEDLFREWLKDTCGANAKQSRDCFCCLREWCDAFL